A genomic window from Candidatus Methylacidiphilales bacterium includes:
- a CDS encoding SRPBCC domain-containing protein produces the protein MKTVTTPQALQITRQIHAPRERVFAAFSSLEAMQPWFGPGSDCQIRGEVDFRPGGRYRMILNCPDMENPQVRAEYTVAGVYREIHSPEKIVFTWTWEGDPDWIGIESTVTVECRESGAGTELRLTHSGFPSEPSQGRHEHGWNGSLEKLVASLG, from the coding sequence ATGAAAACCGTCACCACTCCCCAGGCCCTGCAAATCACGCGACAGATCCACGCACCGCGCGAGCGGGTATTTGCCGCCTTTTCCTCGCTTGAAGCCATGCAACCCTGGTTCGGCCCCGGATCGGATTGCCAGATTCGCGGCGAGGTGGATTTCCGGCCCGGCGGACGCTACCGCATGATCCTGAATTGTCCCGACATGGAAAATCCCCAGGTGCGGGCGGAATACACCGTGGCCGGGGTTTACCGGGAAATCCACTCTCCGGAGAAAATCGTGTTCACCTGGACCTGGGAAGGCGATCCCGATTGGATCGGAATTGAATCCACGGTCACAGTGGAATGTCGCGAATCCGGCGCAGGCACGGAATTGAGGCTGACCCACAGTGGATTCCCCAGCGAACCCAGTCAGGGCCGCCACGAACATGGCTGGAATGGCAGCCTCGAGAAACTGGTGGCCTCACTGGGCTGA
- a CDS encoding metalloregulator ArsR/SmtB family transcription factor gives MTASPLKEKQLDRVFAALADTTRRDLLARLRLGDSTVCDLAAPQAMSLPGVSKHLRVLEEAGLLQRRIEGRTHRLRFQPAPLQEAVDWIEKQRRFWEGSLDRLACSLEMPVSPSSPPPPKPKRKKKDP, from the coding sequence ATGACAGCATCCCCTCTCAAGGAAAAGCAACTGGACCGCGTCTTCGCCGCGCTGGCGGATACGACGCGGCGTGATTTGTTGGCCCGGCTTCGTCTGGGGGATTCGACGGTGTGCGATCTGGCCGCCCCCCAGGCCATGTCGCTCCCCGGTGTTTCCAAGCACCTCCGGGTGCTTGAAGAAGCCGGGCTCCTGCAGCGCCGTATTGAGGGACGCACACATCGCCTCCGTTTCCAGCCCGCCCCTCTGCAGGAAGCCGTGGACTGGATCGAAAAGCAGCGCCGCTTTTGGGAGGGAAGCCTCGACCGCCTGGCCTGTTCCCTGGAAATGCCCGTTTCTCCTTCTTCGCCCCCACCCCCAAAACCCAAACGAAAGAAAAAAGACCCATGA